One genomic window of Mus musculus strain C57BL/6J chromosome 4, GRCm38.p6 C57BL/6J includes the following:
- the Hrct1 gene encoding histidine-rich carboxyl terminus protein 1, producing the protein MLGLLGNTTLVCWITGTALAFLMLLWLMALCLFHRSQEHDVERNRVRQARPRLFHGRRLRLPRLVHHHHHHHVTGVTSVGVHHHHHHSPHRLHHHKHHHRHHHAHGARR; encoded by the coding sequence ATGTTAGGCCTTCTGGGGAACACGACCCTTGTGTGCTGGATCACGGGCACAGCACTGGCGTTTTTGATGTTGCTGTGGCTGATGGCCCTCTGCCTTTTCCACAGATCACAGGAGCATGACGTGGAGAGAAACCGAGTCCGACAAGCCCGGCCTCGACTCTTCCATGGCCGGCGCCTGCGTCTCCCAAGACTtgttcaccatcaccaccatcaccatgtgACCGGGGTGACCAGTGTGGGcgttcaccaccaccatcaccattctCCCCATCGTCTCCACCACCACaagcaccaccaccgccaccaccatgCTCATGGAGCCCGCCGCTGA
- the Spaar gene encoding small regulatory polypeptide of amino acid response — translation METAVIGMVAVLFVITMAITCILCYFSYDSHTQDPERSSRRSFTVATFHQEASLFTGPALQSRPLPRPQNFWTVV, via the coding sequence ATGGAGACCGCGGTGATTGGGATGGTGGCAGTGCTTTTTGTCATCACCATGGCCATTACCTGCATCCTCTGCTACTTCAGCTATGACTCACACACCCAAGACCCAGAGCGCAGCTCCAGACGTAGCTTCACCGTGGCCACGTTTCACCAGGAGGCGTCGCTCTTCACGGGGCCGGCTCTCCAATCCCGGCCACTGCCGCGGCCCCAGAACTTCTGGACTGTTGTGTGA